The DNA region CGTCGCATCGGAATATAGGTGATATCGGCCGCCCAGACATGATTGGGACGACAGATCGTGAGATCACGGAGGAGATACGGGTAGATGGTGTGGGCCGGATGCCGCCGACTCAGATGCGGTTTCCGATACAGCGCCTCAATCCCCATCCTGCGCATGAGGGTGACCACCTGGCGTCGCCCAATGGCATGGCCCTCCTGCTGTAACAGATCGCGCAGCATCCGAGCCCCGGCAAAGGGATAGTTCAGATGCAGCTCGTCAATCCGCCGCATCAACGCCAGCGTCGTCTCGGAGGTCGGCGTCAGCTGGTAATAGGCGGTCGAGCGGGCCAGCTGCAGGAGTTGGCATTGCCGCACAACCGGCAAGGGATGCGTGCGATCGATCATCGCTTTGCGCTCAGCAAGCCGGCCTTGGTGAGCGCGCCTTCTAAAAAATCATTCTCCAAGGTCAGTTGCCCGATCTTCGCGTGCAGGGTCTTGAGATCCGGAGCCTCCGCTGATGGTTTCGTCCCACCAAATACGTCCGAGGCTCGCGCCAGCAACTGCTGTTTCCATTCTGTGATCTGGGTGGGGTGGACGCTGAATTGCTCGGCCAATTCGGCCAGGGTCTTATCCCCTTTGACCGCGGCCAACGCCACCTGTGCTTTAAAGGTGGCTCCGTGATTCCGTCTCGTGCGTTTCATTGCCTCGCTCCTTTGTGTCGCCACCTTCCGGTGGCGTTGGTGAAGCCAGGCTCCCACTTATCACACTGTCCGAATTTCCGAAGCCCTCTCTTAGATGGGGTCAATGGCTTTACAGTAGAGGAGGACAATTCCCAGCGCAGAAGCCATCCCCGTTATTGTTGCGACCATGGTTGCCGGCCAATACGCCTTCATAAGCCCGAAAATGATATGAAGGATTCGCGAAGATGTCGTTCCTCGGTTTAAGGATGCTAAGAGCACGGAAAAAAGCCGGCTCAGATCAGGCTGAGGTTGAAACAAACTGAGCAGTTTGCTCTTGCCTGGGGCAACCAAACTGCCAAGCTCATCGGGAAGATCTTTTAAGAGTCCGAAGCCCTCCAGTGAACCGGTCTGTCGCCGTTGGTATTCCGCTGCGGCGGTCACTGCCGCCGCAATGGCACCGGCGGAAGTCCCCCCAATACTTTGGAAGCGATAGTGGCAGGAGAGTTCTGCAATCGCCGCGGGATATACTACGCCGCTTGCAATCCCACCCTTCATGACGAGATCGCAGAAGGGTAAGAGTTTATCTGTTGAGGTCTGAGTATCTGTCATAACAACCACCTTCTCGTTGCTTTCTCACGGTCAAGTTGAGGATACCCACAGGATTGCTGTGATCATTGAGAATCCCCTCTCCACAAACGACAATCTGTTGGCTCCCCTCCAACCATCAACGACTTCGTCAACGTCTAGTCTCTCAAGCCAGGCGTCATTTTCTGCTGTCTTCATATCTTATAATTTCACTCTTCGAGTTGTTTTACTTGGCCTCCTTCGGATTCGCCGCATCGCCAATAAATACGATCGCTTGTTCATATTGATCCAGGACGCGATTGCGATCGGTCAAAATGTCTGTCACCTGGCTTCCCACAACCTTGTTCACCTCGGCTACAGCCAACTCTTTGAGAGGATCAGACGCAACAGAGGATGGCATTTTCTTGATTTCCGCCGACAACAGCCTGCCGAGTCGAGAAAGGGCACCCACATCCTTCACGATAGCCTGTCCAGGATCCTGGTCCGTCTTCTCCTTTAATGTTGCGGCCATCTTATCCCACACGACGATTTCCGCCATTAATGCCTGATCCAATGAATCCTTAAATTCCTTCTTGTCCTTAATGTCTGTATGTGCCTCCCACGCCGCGATCAACGTGTCCCGGAGTTCCTTCGCATGCAGACGCTCGAGTTTAGCCTTGACCTCATCCGTATGGGTTTTATAGGCGCCCTGATGCTTTTCCAACACCTTCTGCAAGGTAGGTGTGCTTGGATTTTTCTCGAGCTCTTCTTTAGATGCAGATGCATCACGCAATGCACGAGGGAGATCGATCGGCATCTTGGCTCCCAAACTGAAAAGAGCCAGATTCTTAGCTGATTTTGCTATATCCTCGGTGTCTCCAAAGTAGCGTTTGACGTACCAGTTACCGACATCATCCTTCACCAACGCTTGGTTTGAGAACCCTACTCCCGACACACGTACACGATTGATATTTTGCCAGTATTGTTTATCTAGTTCGGAGGTCAATGTCCGATCTTGCTTCACCGAGGGGTTGAGAATATCCCGCAGTTCCGAAGAAAACGGAAGATTGCGAAGCCCTTGCTTCAGCAGCATATTATCCCAGGCCAAATTGGGATCTTCTTGTAGGGATGTCGAAGGAAAGCTGGTCCGCAGATACGCAGAAGATGGCCGGATGTAGATCATGCCCGCTCGATGACTGTAGGCATTTTCCAAGGCCTCCGTCGCCCGTTTGCTCTCTTTTGAGTCTTGACCAAAGCGCTGTGTCACATCCATCTGGTGATGGCGAAGGAAGGCGATTACCGCATCCATAACTTCTCTCGGACTTTTGAAGTCATTGGGGTCCAGCGGTGGTACCCCAGAGGAAGGGACACGTTTCAATAGGACCTCTTGAGTGTCTTGATATGGTTTCTTTTTTGCTGGATCTTGTTCCAGATCCTCTTTGTCCTTCAAGTAGGAAAGCAGCAACCCATATATCGTTTTGGGAGAGGTAAATGATCCGTGCTTCTCCGCCTGTTTGAGGACGTCGGCCTTGGCAGCTTCAATTTTCTCTTTGGCGGTCTGCAATGTGGCTTCCTTCTGAAGAGGCTCCCCTATCCGTTTTTCCAGCTGTGTCTTTTCCGTGTTCAACGCGACAATATCCTGTTCGAGACGATCAAACGCGGCCTGCTTTTCATCGCCTATCTTTTCGAGCCGCGCAACCCCCTGTGTTCGCTTGGTTTCCAATTCACCAATGTGTGAAACGAACTGGTCTAACAGGACGGGTCGGTCCTCCAGAGATGCCTGATTCTCACGCTTTCGATAGTCTGCAAAGGCTTGCGTGGCACCAGAAGACGCGACATGGTTCAAGGCATCAGTCCATCTCTGAACATCTTCCTTAGTGGGAGGAGTGCTGTTGTAACTTCCTCGAACAACCGCCAGTGCGTCCTTTAGCGATGGGCCACTGGCGCCTTTTAAAAAGTCATCCTCATCTTTTGGTTTGTCTACTCCCCATTGTGATTTGACCTGTGTGATCACGTCTTTCGTCAGGACAGCATGGATTGCTTCAAGTGTCTTGAGCGAATTGCGATAGTTATTCAGGTCTGTCTCGGCTTGCGATAATACTGTGGTGGTCTTGTCCTTTTCGCCATACAATCCCGTTTTAGGATTTGCGGTGGGATTACCAAGGCGAGTCTCTATTTCCGCCTTTCTGGCGTTGGCATCGGCGAGCGTCCTCTGAGCGGCCTGCCTGTCATTCTCCAGATCTTTGAGAAGATCATCCAAGACTTTCTTCGGATCCGGCGAGTATACGGAGCTGGCCGCCGCCACTTCAGCGGCCACTTTCTTCTGCCCTTGCTCGCGATACCGGTCCCGTTCGAGTAATTCATTGGCCGAGAACAAAATCGTGTTGCCGACCGCTTGCAACACTCGAACGTAGGACCGATTCCGATATTCAGGCAGCGTTTTAGTATAGGCGAGGTCTATTAGTTTGTCGCCAAGTAGTCCGCGAGCAAGATATTCCGCTCCTCCCAATAACAATCCGTTCGTACTTGGTGGTGAGACCAGTTCTTCATGGTTGGCTAAGAACAATATTTTTTGAGCGAACTCGACCAGGGCTTCAAGCAGCTTGGTTTCATCTTTATCGTCTGAGGTTTCGCTTATTCGACCGTCATGCGACTTGAGATAGACCTCCGTCAGCGCATGGATCCCCCTCGGCAATCGACCCCGCTCGAACCCTCCGGCCAAGATTCTCGTGAGCTCTCCGGCGGAGCGAACCATCCGTGCTTGGTCAGTTTGTTTGTCGCTGTCAACATAACTGCGATAGAGTCCTAATCGAACGATCCGCCGCGAGGCACTTTGGTTGACCACATCGATTAATTGTCCGATATCGCCGCCAGGAATCGCACGTTTCTCCGAGCGGTCAAGATCCAAAAGGAAATCGGCGGTGTCTTCCGGATCAGTGGTGAGCGCCCTCCCCAGGCTCCTCTCAAACCGCTCTGGATCGTTTCTGACCGATTCGTCGGTCCATAGGGCATTCTTCTCCGAGTCGGAACGGTTACACAGCAAGCCCAGCGCATCGACAGCCCTTTGCATGAGAGAACACTGATTCGTCCTTCCCACCCGATCGAGCGCAGAGACCACTTGGCGCACACTGGTCAACTCAACCACCAAGTTGACGGCGAGCTCTTTCAAGGAGCGGTAGCGATCCGTCTTTCCTTCATTCCGTTCCGGATTCCGTTCCAGTCGATCGATTTGGATGAGTAAGTGCAAACTCTCTTCCCAGAGTTCTCGTGTGGCCTGCCTGGAACTCCAATAGGCCTCGACCAGGTCTCGTATGCGCTCGTTGAGTCTCTTGTAAGCAGCTGTGCCCTGATCATCATCTCGGAATAATGCTTTGGTCTGCTTAGTCAGCGCCGGATGGTCGGCGTCTTCGCTTAGAAGTTTCCAGACGGCTCGAAACGGCAATCGGCGTTCGTAGGGATCGTTCTTGGTCTTGTAGACATCGGTTCCCTTCCATCCTTGAATCAATGCTTCTTCGATCGAGAGCTGCTCTTTCTTTTTGCTGTTGCCTTCAGCGGTCCTATCTTTTTTCTCACTCTTGCATTCAGCGGATGCTGCGGACTTCTCACCCAACGAAGCTGAGGCTTGCAGTGCATCCATCAGTTCCCCAACTTTTCTGACCGACGTTCCCGACTCTTCATCGCCAGGGACTAACAACGTTCTATATGCATCGAGCAGAGAGGTTGGTTTGGCCTTGCACTCCGTATTAGATGTGTCCTTTGGGGTAGCTCTCTTGTCTGATTGATCTTTCTTGTCTAATTGATCCTTCGGCCTAGCTTCTGTATCTGCTGTGCCTTGTGGCTTAAGTCCCTTTGCAATCTGATCAAAAACTTTTTGGTCCTTCTCCCGGTCGGCTTTGAGGGTAGATTGGGCAGCTTGCAATCGCTCCAACGCCTCGTGCAGCTTTTTTGCGTAGACTGCAAAATCCGGGCTAGCCAAATCCTCATAGAGATGAAGGATTCTGTTCACGCGACGCGCGACAGGCCGCTTCAAGCCGCACTCTTCTGTGTTATCTCCGCTCGTTTTGTCATCACTCTTCGTTTGAACTTTGCCGTTCTTCTCACCTACCATCAATTCGGGGATGTACCCATGTTCGTACCAATGCCCGTTTTTACCCGAACAGTTGTCACTATTTTTCGGAGGTACGCCATCTGTGTCTGGCCACTCGTGGTTGTTTCGGAGGGTAATCAACATCGGCTTGGCTGCCGTGGCCACCGCCACCAGTTGATGCAATTGCACATGCACTTCATTTACCAACGCGCCTTTATAGACATCGACATCCACGGTTAAGACGCCACAGCCAATCATCCCTGCCCCAAGCGCAAGTGCGAATCCCAGTCTCTTGATACCGACGAAGAGGTGCGACAGATTCATGGCTGCGCTCCTGTTTCCTTCGGAAATTGATCCTTGGCCGCCTCCAGCTGTGCCTCCACCAGGTGCTTTTCCGCTCGCACGTTCGTGATCGCTTCAAAGAGCAACCCATTCAGCGCGCGACTATCCTGATCGATCTTGGCTTGAGTCACAGCTCCTAGCGCTTCATCCATCGCCTTAAAGAACTTATCGGGGCTGGAGCCCATCAGAATAACCAACCGATGATCCTTCGGCACTTCTCGAAATCCTTCTGGACCGAACTGCATCAGGCGGCGTCCAATTGTCAACTTGGACAGCTCATCGGATTTCGCCTTAGTCATAACGATCTTGCCATCCTTCTTGTCGATCTCGACCGAGCTTCCCAATGAGTCGATCAACTCGGCCGGCACCCAGCCGGAGCCAAATCGCATCCAGCTGATGATACTGGCTTGCCCCCGTACTCGGACTCGATACAGCGCCGGTGGAACTTGTTCTTGAGGATCGAACGAGCCAAGGTAATACACCTGCTCAATATCATGACCAGGGATGACGGCCCCAACCCCCGTGCCAATCACCGCTCCAAGCGCCACGTTTTGTGGGATGGAGTTACATCCGGTGGTGAGGCTGACGGCAATCGGCAATAACAACCAGCAAGCGTTAACAGGAAATTTCATCTGCATCGTATAACCTCTATTATGGAAAGCGCTTTCGTCATGCATGTAGAGCAGCGGCATCCTAACGTTCTTCTTATGGAGAACCGGCTTTTTCTGATTTCTGCCCAGCTTCCGCTCCTTTTGCGCTCTTCCCAAACAAATACCCCGCGATGGCCCCAAGGATTCCAATGGGCGCAGTCAGTTGCTGATCTGACTTTGCAAGCGTGGCGACGAGTACCGTGGCAAAGATGACGAGGACGAGACCGCTTCCGGCCACGATGCTTTCAGGTGGGGCTCCTCGTTTATTCAGAATGGTTAGGACGAATGCCAGCGCAAGAATCGCCGTACCCATAATGCATAGCGCCAGGAGACGACGGTTGTCCTCTTCGGCAGCCCTGAGCAAGGAATATCCTGTGTCCACCTCACCCACACCCCCTACATCTGACTCTGCAGATGGTGCGCTAGCCGAGAAATGTTGCACTAAGCTGGAAACCTTTTCTGACTGGGGTTCCGCGTAGAGCGGACTAGACAATACGGAACCGAACATAACAATGCCAATTATCACTCTGTACATAATTATCCCTCACTCAATCTGGCGGAGCGCCTCGCTGTAATACTCGACTTGTGCCCAGTTTTTTGCCTTCGCGGCTGACTCAAGATTCTTTCTGAGCCCGTCCTTCAACTGTTGTTGTTCTGCACCGGAGAGCTTTTTGGCTTGCACAGAGAGATCCTCAATGCGCCTACGTTCTTGGGAAGACAGTTCAGGTGTGGTGCCCGGTCTCTGTACCATCGAACGTTGCTGTGCTGCCGAGGGTGGTGAATAGGGAAACAGTTCTGCCGACCAGGCTAGCCCCCCGATCGTTAACAATGCGGTGATGGTGAGCAGAGCGATAACAAGAAATCTGGTCAACAAATGCCTGTTGTGGTGGGGGTACGATGATGAGAGTGTGCCCTTAGCCTGCGCTAAGAGTATGAATTCAACCATGACAGCCTCCTCTACTTACAACGGTTCTTCCATCCTGTTGGGCGCGAGACAATACCAATCCCCCCGTATAAGCACGATTCCTCTTTGGAATAAGATAGAATGGCCCTGCGCGCACAGATCCTTAGTGCTCTATTTAATGTAGGTACTTATGTACCTATATCGCTACGAGATGCCATCCCACACGCTGCTATCCGCTCCCCCCAGCAAAGAACGGGCCGTGATGAAATGGTAAGAAAGACAGGAATGTTGAAGGATTGCACTGCTGCCCAAGGAAGGAGGAGACACTGAAAGTGAATCTTTTTCAATCCAGTGAATCTGAAAGGATTCAGCTGGAGGTCGCCCGCGATTGCGCCAGGCACAAGTCATGACTGCTCTCATCGGTCGTTAGACTCGAAGCAGTAAACTGAGTCGGCTCCGAGATCGAGAAACATCCCTGATCTTGGCTCCTTACACCTCAGGATTGATTCTTATTTTGGAACGTGGGCTCCGCTCACAACGTCTTCATATACTCGATCAAGGGCCAAACCTCTTGTTCCAAATCAAGCTCACCGCCATAGGTGAACGCATCATGTCCCGTATTCAAATTGCCTGACGTACCTGTATCCACCCAGGTTCCGCTCTTGTCGTCTTCTATGAAGCCGACATGCTTCGGATCAAACTGCCTCGTTCCGACGTAATACGGCTTTCGCTCTCCTGAAACCAGGAGCTGATAGAGATTGGGAACGGAGCCGTTATGTAGGTAGGGAGCTGTCGCCCAAATGCCATCGAGCGGGCGGGCCTTGTAGCGATCCAGCTTCGTCTCGTCCCTCCCAAAATCCAATCCCCATCGCCAAACGGCGGCAAGCGTTTCTCCCACAAACGGAAAGATCTCTCCGACATGGCTCCAACTGAACACAATATCCTTGACCGTGGGACCAGCGGCTACGGCAATCTTCTCTTGTCTGCCGTCTGAACCCCGCAATTCCCGGTGATCGGCATTGGCTACCATGTTGCCGTCCGTTTTCAGGTCTTTGACCGGGGTCATGGTGACCCGAAGGTATTTGAGTGGCTCTTCTCGCTTTTGATCGGCATGGCAACTCGCGCATTTCTTCTCAAAGACGACCCGCCCACGTTCCGCTTTCTCACGATCAATGGCCCCAAGGATATTCTCAGGCCATGCCGGAGATCGAAGCTTATGCACAAGGTGTTGTAACGTTCGTTGATTGCTGAGCGGAATCGTACTCGGCTCCTGGAACGCGCCGGCATGCGGATCATATTTGGCAAATGCGCCGATGCCCTGCGTGATATTGCGCACCATGGGAATGTCCGGAGCCACCCCGTTCCACTGGGTTTGATTGTGATGGGACGTGTCCCACAGAAACGGAAAGCTCACAGGGGCATCGTTCTTGGAAATCCCGACCGGCTCACTACCGGACATGAAGATGAGTTGATTGAAGATCAGCCCCACGGCATCAAGTCTCGCATAGCCTGGAGGAGTTGGAGGGTCGTTCCGGTGGTGCCACATCTCCCCTTCAGTCACGACGCGACCCAATCGCTCAAGCAGCACCTTGTCCCACTCTCCTGAAAAGTTCTTGGCGTACCGCTTGAACTTGTCCCCATTCTTCAGCCCGTCTTCATAGGTAGCCTTGAGCGCAGCTTGCAGATCCCACAGAAATTGGTTGAGATTGGCCATCGTGGGTGCACCGTCGATACGCATTTTCTTTCCTTGATACTCGATTTGGGCTGTATGACATGCCGCACAAGTTACACCAAGCCAGTTACCATGCCAGGCCTCCCTACCCGATGAAGTCGTGTTAATCACGAATCCGAGGGGCCAGTCTTGAACATCCTTGTCGATATCAGAATCCTGGTCCCTATCTGCCTTTTCCAATGGCAAGAACCGCCATCGATCAAAATTCGCTCGAGCAAAAAATTTATCGGTCGAGAGCGGCATTTCTAGATACTTGATCAACTCATAGGGAGCGATTTGACTCCCTTGATTGGTGGTGTAGAACCGGATTTGATCGGACTTGTCCCAACATTGCTGAAGATTGATGTGCGTCCCACTTGGATCCG from Candidatus Nitrospira nitrosa includes:
- a CDS encoding IS3 family transposase (programmed frameshift) translates to MKRTRRNHGATFKAQVALAAVKGDKTLAELAEQFSVHPTQITEWKQQLLARASDVFGGTKPSAEAPDLKTLHAKIGQLTLENDFLGRRAHQGRLAERKAMIDRTHPLPVVRQCQLLQLARSTAYYQLTPTSETTLALMRRIDELHLNYPFAGARMLRDLLQQEGHAIGRRQVVTLMRRMGIEALYRKPHLSRRHPAHTIYPYLLRDLTICRPNHVWAADITYIPMRRGFVYLFAILDWASRRVLAWRLSNTLTTDFCLDAVREAITQHGCPEIFNTDQGCQFTSQEFTGLLKDHGIQISMDGKGCWRDNVFVERLWRSLKYEEVYLHAYDTVSTAYQGLERYLLFYNQTRPHQALDGQTPDQVYYDNLTTRRTAA
- a CDS encoding patatin-like phospholipase family protein is translated as MTDTQTSTDKLLPFCDLVMKGGIASGVVYPAAIAELSCHYRFQSIGGTSAGAIAAAVTAAAEYQRRQTGSLEGFGLLKDLPDELGSLVAPGKSKLLSLFQPQPDLSRLFSVLLASLNRGTTSSRILHIIFGLMKAYWPATMVATITGMASALGIVLLYCKAIDPI
- a CDS encoding AbrB/MazE/SpoVT family DNA-binding domain-containing protein; this translates as MQMKFPVNACWLLLPIAVSLTTGCNSIPQNVALGAVIGTGVGAVIPGHDIEQVYYLGSFDPQEQVPPALYRVRVRGQASIISWMRFGSGWVPAELIDSLGSSVEIDKKDGKIVMTKAKSDELSKLTIGRRLMQFGPEGFREVPKDHRLVILMGSSPDKFFKAMDEALGAVTQAKIDQDSRALNGLLFEAITNVRAEKHLVEAQLEAAKDQFPKETGAQP
- a CDS encoding di-heme-cytochrome C peroxidase, whose protein sequence is MRQFWIILGLCLILTGCTSTSCLTNLQLWPDPSGTHINLQQCWDKSDQIRFYTTNQGSQIAPYELIKYLEMPLSTDKFFARANFDRWRFLPLEKADRDQDSDIDKDVQDWPLGFVINTTSSGREAWHGNWLGVTCAACHTAQIEYQGKKMRIDGAPTMANLNQFLWDLQAALKATYEDGLKNGDKFKRYAKNFSGEWDKVLLERLGRVVTEGEMWHHRNDPPTPPGYARLDAVGLIFNQLIFMSGSEPVGISKNDAPVSFPFLWDTSHHNQTQWNGVAPDIPMVRNITQGIGAFAKYDPHAGAFQEPSTIPLSNQRTLQHLVHKLRSPAWPENILGAIDREKAERGRVVFEKKCASCHADQKREEPLKYLRVTMTPVKDLKTDGNMVANADHRELRGSDGRQEKIAVAAGPTVKDIVFSWSHVGEIFPFVGETLAAVWRWGLDFGRDETKLDRYKARPLDGIWATAPYLHNGSVPNLYQLLVSGERKPYYVGTRQFDPKHVGFIEDDKSGTWVDTGTSGNLNTGHDAFTYGGELDLEQEVWPLIEYMKTL